Genomic window (Pseudothauera hydrothermalis):
CAGCACGCTGTTTCTGCGTCTGTTCATGGCGGCTTATTTTTGCGCCGGGGTGGGTTACGTGGTCAGCGCCACGTTCATCGTCGCTATCGTTGACCGCCTGCCGGGCCTGGCCGGGCAGGGCACGTGGACCTTTCTGGCGATCGGCCTGGCCGCGGCGCCTGCCTGCATTGTGTGGGACTTGATCGCCCGGCGCACTGGCGAACTCAACGCGTTGATCCTGGCTGCCGTGCTGCAGATCGTCGGCATTTTGCTGCCGCTCTCCGGCGGATTGGGCGGTGCGCTGGCCGGTGCGCTGTTGTTTGGCGGCACCTTCATCGGCATGGTGAGTCTGGTGCTCACCATGGCGGGGCGTTATTACCCCACGCGACCGGCAAAAATGATGGGCAAAATGACCGTCTCTTACGGTGCGGCGCAAATCATCGGTCCGGCGGTTACCGGCTGGTTGGCGGCTTCGCTGGGCGGCTATGCCGCCGGGCTGTACCTGGCCGCCGGTGTGATGGGGGTTGGCACCCTGCTGCTGATTGCACTCAAGTTCATCGAAGGTCGGGAAGGCGCGCCCGGCGTAGCCTGCGGCCCGACCTCGGGTTCAGGTTGCTAGCGACCATTCGCCCCGCAAGAGCGGTTGCAGGATGCGGGCGATCTCCACCACCTTGCCGATGACAATCAAAGACGGGGTGCGCAGGCCGGCGGTGCGCACCGCGTCGGCGAGCTTGCCCACCGGTGCGCTCACCATGCGCTGGCGCGGGGTGCTGGCCGCATGCACGACCGCAGCGGGCGTGTCCGCGGGCAGGCCGTGGGCGA
Coding sequences:
- a CDS encoding YbfB/YjiJ family MFS transporter, coding for MKVLGAGIFSLILALGVARFAYTPLLPLMQAQAGLGLAEAGWLAALNYAGYLLGALIAASIGDLVLKDRLYRIGMVVAVLSTLVMGLSTDLLVWALSRFVAGLSSAAAMLLGTGLILNWLIRHNHRSELGIHFAGIGLGIAGCAAAVAVMNPWLDWRGQWFVFTAIGCVLLVPALAWLPAPDPSPYTKSGQMMRDNPPSTLFLRLFMAAYFCAGVGYVVSATFIVAIVDRLPGLAGQGTWTFLAIGLAAAPACIVWDLIARRTGELNALILAAVLQIVGILLPLSGGLGGALAGALLFGGTFIGMVSLVLTMAGRYYPTRPAKMMGKMTVSYGAAQIIGPAVTGWLAASLGGYAAGLYLAAGVMGVGTLLLIALKFIEGREGAPGVACGPTSGSGC